ATCTGGCTTCGGCCGACGAGATCCTGCTTGGCAACTCGGTGCGCGGCCTTGTGCGGGCAAGGGTTCTGTCGCAACAAGGGGCAGTCCCGGTACCGGAGCCCGTGGTGACTGGCCTGACGGTCGAGCGACAGGCCGTCTAGGCCGGATTGCGACACGCCCGATTCGCGCATTTTTGCGGCATCGCAACTTGGCCTTGCTGAATGTTCTACATTGATCTACCAATATGTAGAACTTCTACAGAGGCGTCGAATCATGTCGAGCTCTCCCTGGCACTTTCCGCGCACCGAGTTTGCGGAACGGGTGATGCAATCATTCACGACGGGCGGGTCGACAGCGTTGACGCTGTTTGCACCGCGTCGGACCGGAAAGACCCAGTTCCTGATCCACGATCTGGCGCCCGCGGCGGAAGCGCTCAAATGCACCGTTGTCTATGCCAGTTTCTGGCAGACGGCGGATACGCCTGTCGACACGCTGCTGCATGCCATCGACGGGGCGATGGAAAAACCGGGTTTCTGGCAACGGGCCCAGTCGGCCCTGACCGGCATGAAACCCAAGATCCGGATCGCACCGATGGGCATTGGCGGTGAGGTTGACCTGTCCGGAACACCGAAAGCGGTGTCTCAGAAGGATCCGTTATTGATGCTGGATGACAGGATCGGTCAATTGCCGGCAACGGCAAAGGCACCGGTTCTGTTCATGCTGGACGAGGTCCAGGGGCTTGCTGCACCGGAGCATGGTGCATTTGTCGCCGCCTTGCGGACCTGTCTCGACAAGCGCCGCGACACCGTGCGCACGATTTTCACCGGCTCCAGTGTGGACGGTCTGCGGGCGATGTTCTCCAACCGGCAGGCGCCCTTCTTTCACTTCGGCAGCAATATAGAACTGCCGCCACTCGGCGAGGATTTCGTGCGCCACATGCTGAAAGCCCACAAGACGGCCACAAGCCGCGATGTGGATTTCGACGGGGCCATGGCCTTCTTCCTGCAGGTCGACCGGTCGCCCTACATGATGCGCAACGTGCTGGAGCGGATGGCGCTCAATCCGGATTACGATTTCGATACCGCCGCCAGACGGATCCGCGAGGAGCTTGCCGAGCGGCAGGGCTTCCCGGCGCTCTGGTCGGATCTGAATGCACTTGCGCAGGCCGTGCTTGTGGAGATTGTGAAGGGTGAAACGGCCCTGACATCCAACGCGGCCCGCAAGCGGCTGGGGCAGGCCACCGGCGAGGAGAGCGTTGCTCCCGGCAGGGTCTCGGGTGCCACGCGGACGCTTCGCCGCAAACACATCATTCACAAGATCGACGGCAACTGGGTTCTGCAGGATGCGGATTTCGGCCGGTATATTGAGACATTGATCAGCGGAACAGACTGAGTCGATCTAACCGGGAAGTGCTCTAGTTGACTTCGCGAACGGTGTCTCCGGAACCGTCTTCCTGGTCCCTTGACGCAAGTATGTCCTCAAAAGCGGTCTGAAACCGGTCCACCACCCAGTCGGGTGTTTCCAGGTTGAAGGCAAAATTCAGCTGCACGGTGGACGCAAGAAACACCGGTTCGTATTCCGAGGGATCGACGCCCGCATTGGTGGCCAATCGTGCAAAGTTCTCCCACTGGATCGGAATGAAATCGATACGGCCGGCGTCCAGCATCCTGACATTGATGATGCCTTCGCTGTTGACGGTCGTGTTCTCTTCCGGAATTCCGTGCCGCTTTGCCATCAGGGCACTGGCGCTGTCGATGATGACACCGACCTTGTAGTCATGCAGGTCTTCGGATGTCTCGATATTGAAGTTCCTCGCCTTCTTGCCGATGAAATGGGATTCGAATTTGAGGATCGGGCCAGCCCATTTGAACAGGTTCTCCCGTTCGGGCGTGCGGCTGGTTGAGAACAGGACCGTGTTCGGTTCAACCTGGGCCTGTCGGTAGGCGCGGGCCCAGGGCAGGACAACGATATCTTCGCGCCCCTGTGTGGATCCGACCTTGCCCAGTATCTCGACCAGCAGGTCGGCTGTCTGCCCCTTCACCTCACCGTCTTCGAGATAATGGTAGGGTTTCCATTCCTCGGTCAGAAGATTGAGTTGCGGGAAAGCGGTTTCTGCGTGAACGGCCGGCACGTCAAAGGTCGGGGCATTGAACATGACCGGACAGACAGCAACGACTGCTGCCAGCCGAAGCAGCCAGTCCTTCGCAAACCCATTGCGGGATCTGGAGTGTGCCATGTTCCGTTTCCGTCCAACTGTGCTCTGCGAGCCACAAACCGGCGACATAAGCGAATTTAAGCGTCGGTGTTTTAAAAAGTAAATAAGGAATATTATTTGCAATTTAACGCAGCGAAGATCGAAAAAGCAGGGCCAGTAAATTTTATGTTATTGTAATATTTACTCACCCAAGAGTTGTGTTTAAGTGTGTTTGTATTTGGATTTGAGAATACTTGAGGGGGCTGGCTGATATTTGCAGTTCGCAGTCAAGGCAGAGTAGTTGTCGCCGTTAGACAGCGAACCGCTCGCGAACTGGCCTTGTTGCCAAGCACATGCCGGGTCGCCAATGAATGGCAGATTCAGATATCCGCTCCCCAGGGTGCAACCGACAGTTCCGGCCAGAGCGCCTTCATGCGTTCTGCCTTTTCCACATATGTTCGTTCGTTCGGTTGTACATAATTGGGCACCAGGCGCATGGCAAAAAGATTGGCAAGGCCAAAGGGCGCGTGAAGCACGATCTCGCCAGAAGCGGTCAGCCGTGCAGCGACGGCATGGGTCCGCGCGGCATAGGTGGTCAGCGAATCCATGGCGCAGTGCAGAGGCCGATAGCGGCGGCCGAAGCGTTTTTCATACCAGAGATGGACACGCGCCTGGTTTCGGACTTCGAGCAGTTTGGCCAGCTCGGGCAGGGCAGCGTTGACGCGGTGAATGATCCGGTCCTCGGCCTCGTAGGACGGGTCCTTGCCGTCGAAATAGACAATGTCGAAATCCTTGATGCCGTGCATCAGCGTCCGACCTGTCAGAACATTCCAGGCGGTTTGATAGATCCCGCCGGACACCAGCCACGCATCCGGCAGGTCCAGCGCGCGCACTGTTTCAAGGATGGTCATGACATGCGGCGCTGTCCTCAGGATCTTGTCCAGGCGGGCCATGCGTTCCGTTTCGCTGGAGGCATAAGGATCGCCAAGCCTCCGTCTGTCATCGGTCTCGGTCATGTCTGCAAGGGGAAGCGTTTCACTGACCATCGTCGGGTCCTTTCCAGAGGACATCCAACCTATCCGATTCTGCAAGCTGAGGAAGCGGTTGCCTGCGAGGGCTCCGAATGTCGAGCACGGGCCAGGGCAGGTCGTTGATAATGACAGCTGGTCTGGTCACCTCTCGGTGTCTTGACACCACGCCGGGCAACGCCATCATCGTATTCAGACCTTTTGAAGGACGGCCCCATGACCAGATTGTTTTTCAAATTCGCCCTTTTTGTCGTCGCTGGCGGGAGCGTGACGCTGGCAAGCCTTCCGGTTGCGGATGCCCAGTCGCGCCGGCCGAATTCGACCGCAATGACCTGCAACCAGGTCCAGTCCATGATCAGCCAGCGAGGAGCGGTTGTTCTGAGCACCGGGCAGTACACGTTCGACCGTTATGTGTCGAACCGCAACGCCTGTCAGCATGGCGAGATCCTGCGCCGTGACTATGTGCCGACCAAGGACAACAACCGGTGTTACGTGCAGCGCTGCGTCAATCCGCAACCCTGGCGCATCAACTAAGGTGCCAACTGGCACTGGATTACATGACGAAAATGAACGGAGAGCCGTCATGACATTGGGGGCATGGTCTTCTGGTTTCGTGCCTGGTGCGAAGACGGTACCTGTCGCGCTCGCTGTCTTGTTGCTCACGGTCTCAGTGGTGTCGGCTCAATCGGGGCGTCCGGACACGCGCCAGCTGACCTGCACACAGGCACAAGCCCTGGTAAAGCAACGCGGCAGCATCGTGATGACGACGGGCGCCACCACGTTCGAGAAATTCGTCGCCGATGCGCGCTATTGCCGCCCGATCACCAATCAGGTGCGGGCGCTGTTTGCCCCGACCAGGGACGATCCGAAATGCGCGGTCGGTTTCAGGTGTCACCAGAACATCCGGATCCGCTAAACGCGCATCCGTTTCCAGGATTCCCTAGTTGTTTTTACCGCCTCTCAGGATTTTCTTGTTATTTCTGATGGGGGGCGAATGCAAACACATGTTGCATTTCAAATTCGCTTCACAAATATGAAATAAGGAATTCCTGTTTCTGGAAATCACGCCCATTTAATAAATAATACGCCTGAAAAGTCAGGGAAGGCCTTGTGATGCACGGGAAGAATACAAATAAGCAACTGGTAATTGCGGCGTCCGCAATTAAGGCGAGCCTGCTTCTGTGCAGTGTTTTTCTATTGGCTCTTCCGGCAAATTCACAGACGCGGCGACAGCCCGACACGACCAAGCTGACCTGCGCCCAGACCCATGACCTGATCGAAAGGTATGGCGGCATCAATCTGAAATCCGGCCAGTTCAAATTCGATCGTTACGTCACGGGCCGCAATCATTGTTTTGCAGGACAATCGGTCAGGACGACCTTTGTGCCGACCAAGGACAGCAAAAAGTGTTCCGTGCTGATATGCGCGGAAGTCGGTCAGCGGAACGACTGATCAGTCGATACCGGCAAACACCACCAAGGCGCAAAAAAGCCGCGCAGCCGGGGCAGCGCGGCTCCAATGTCAGTTTTGGAGCGCTTTAGCCCCGCAACGTGCCGCCGGTCGCTTTTTCGACATTGGCGATGATCTTTTTCGCAACAGCGTCGATCTCTTCGTCCGTCAGGGTCTTCTGGCGCGGCTGGAGCAGGACATCAATCGCGACGGACATCTGGCCGTCCGGAACGCCCTGACCGACATAGATATCGAACAGGGTCACGTCCTGGATCAGGTTCTTGTCCGCACCACGGGCGGCCTTGAGCAGCGCCTCTGCGCTCACATCCTTGTTCACCAGGAAGGCGAAGTCGCGGCGCACCGGCATCAGGTCGCTGGCATTGAGCGCACCTTTGGAGCGGCCCCCCTTGCCTTTCGGCTGCGGCAGGGCATCAAGATAGATCTCGAACGCCACCAGCGGTCCTTCGATGTCCAGCTTCTGCAAGGTCCTGGGATGCACTTCACCGAACACGGACAGGGTGTTTTTCGGACCAAGTTTCAGGCAGCCTGAACGGCCCGGATGGAAGGTCGCCGGAGCGTCCTTGTAGATCTGCAGTTTTTCCACCGGTGCCCCGATGGCGGCAAGCGCGGCTTCGGCATCTGCCTTGGCGTCGAACACATCCACGTTGCCGGCGGTACCAGACCAGTGGCGTCCGGCGCCAGTCATCTTGGCGGTTCCGCGACGGACACCGGCAGCAACCATCTTCTGGCCTTCCGGCGTATCATCGGCAAACACCTGGCCGACCTCGAACAGGGCGACATCGCCATAACCGCGGTCCGCGTTGCGCTGGGCGGCCGCCAGCAGGCCCGGCAACAGGCTAGGGCGCATGTCGGACATTTCGCTGGAGATCGGGTTGGCCAGCGCAAGCGCCGCGTTGCCGCCGCCGAACAGTTCTGCCTGATCGCTTGCAATGAACGACCAGGTGACGGCCTCGTTGAAGCCGCGTGCGGCCAGGGCCCGGCGCGCCTTGCTGCGCCGGATCTGGCCGGTCGTCAGCACTTTCTGGCCAACGGTGCCGGTGGGGGGAAGCGGTGTGAAGGGCACCCGGTCGAGACCGATGATGCGCACCACCTCTTCCACCAGATCCGCCTTGCCTTCGATGTCCGGGCGCCAGCTCGGCGCGGCCACCTTGACGGTTTCACCGGACCCGGACACCCAGAACCCGAGCGATTTCAAGGTCACATTGGCTTCCGCCGGCAGAACCTCGACACCGGAAAGGCGCTGGATCTCGGAATAGGGAAACGCGATGATGTTGCTCGTGTCCGGCACGTCGCCGGCCTGAACGACCTCTGACGGCTCACCGCCGCACAGGTCCAGCACCATGCGCGTGGCCGCTTCCAGGCCCGGCATCATGTAATTCGGATCGACGCCGCGCTCGAACCGGTACCGGGCATCCGTGTTGACGCCCAGCTTGCGGCCGGTCGCGGCAATTCCGTCTTCGTCCCAAAGCGCTGATTCAATCAGCACGTTGACGGTGTCCTCGGTACAGCCGGACGGTTCGCCGCCCAGAATGCCACCGAGGCTTTCCACACCGTTGTCATCGGAAATCACGCAGACCGTGTCGTCGATGTCGTAGGACTTGCCGTTGAGACCGTCGATCTTTTCGCCGTCCCTGCCGCGGCGAACCACCAGGTTGCCGTGGACCTTGTCGGCGTCGAAGACGTGCAGCGGACGGCCCTGGTCGAACGTCATGTAGTTGGTGATGTCCACCAGGATGTTGATGGGCCTGAGGCCGATCGCCGTCAGGCGGTCCTGAAGCCATTTCGGTGACGGGCCGTTCTTCACCCCCTTGACCATGCGCAGGCCGAAGGCCTTGCACATCGGTTTGGTGTCGCCGAAATCGAGCGTGACGGAAACCGGGCAGGGGTAGTCGCCGCGGATCTGCTCGTGACTGCGTTCCTTGAGTTTGCCGAGGCCGGCGGCGGCCAGATCCCGGGCAATGCCGTAAACGCCGGTACAGTCCGGGCGGTTCGGTGTCAGGCCGATCTCGATGACCGGCTCGTCAAGGCCGGCCCATTCGGCATAGCTGGCACCGACGGGGGCGTCAGCCGGTAGGTCGATGATGCCGTCATGCTCGTCCGAAAGCTCCAGCTCGCGCTCCGAACACATCATGCCGAAGCTTTCCACGTCGCGGATCTTGCCGACGGACAGCGTCACGTCGAGGCCGGGAATGTAGTCGCCCGGTTTGCCAAGGACGCCGACCAGGCCGGCGCGTGCATTGGGGGCTCCGCAAACGATCTGGATCGGTTCGCCGGAGCCGGTGTCGACTTTCAGAACCCGCAACCGGTCCGCATTCGGGTGCTGTTCCGCTTCAAGCACCTTGGCAATGTGGAACGGCTTCAGACGGTCGGCCTTGTTGGTGACCTCCTCGACCTCGAGGCCGATCATGGTGAGGCGCTCGACGATCTCGTCCAGGCTGGCGTCGGTCTCAAGATAGTCCTTGAGCCAGGAAAGGGTGAATTTCATTTTTCAATCTCTTCAAGTGTCGTGCAGCGGTTGCCCGCGCAAAAGGCTGGGGACGTCTCAGTTGCCGAGCCGGTCCACCTCCGGAAGGATGGTTGCTGCGCCGTAATTCTCCGCAAACCGGCGTCCGATATCGGAGAAGTCGGCAGTCCAGCGGCTCACCATCTCCGGAGTGATCTGCTGTCCGGTGGCAATCGCCTGGGCCGCTTCCGTTTCGATCCGGTCGCGCAGGATGCCGATCTCGACCTGGGCCGCATATTCCGCCCGGTACTTGCCGAGCCAGCCCATGGCGACGATGACCACCATCACCAGAAGCGCTGCCGTCGAGGTCAGCCCCGCCCATTTGGCGGTTCCGCCGATGCGGCGGTCGCTGGCGATCAGGACGATCGATGCGATGGTCAGAAAGGCCACGATATAGATCGCCTGCAGGAAGCTCTGGTACTTTTCCGAAGAGCTGGCTTCATGCGATGCGCGCAGCCGGGTCAGGCGGTCGCGCAGGTAAAGCAGCGCATCGGCTTCGGCGCCAAGCTTGTCCTGGAAGTATTCGCCGCAAAAGCGCAGGCGTCCGCGCGCTTCACTTTTTTCGGCGCAGGCCTCCAGGAAGGAGGTCGGCGTCGGCACACGGACATCCTGGTCGGCCGTCTGGGCTGCCGCCGGAAGGACCGTGGCAAGGCTCAGAACGACAACAACAAACAAGCGGGTCAACAGTGACATGATCTCGCCCCCTCTGGACGTTAACTGGACAAACCGCCGAACAGGGTCGGCAGGTCGAGCGGGCGGAAGCCGTAATGCTGGATCCAGCGCACATCCGCATCGAAGAAGGCGCGCAGATCCGGCATGCCGTATTTCAGCATGGCAATGCGATCGATGCCCATGCCCCAGGCAAAACCCTGGTAGACATCCGGGTCGAGGCCGCAATTGCGGATGACATTCGGGTGCACCATGCCGCAGCCGAGAATTTCAAGCCAGTCTTCGCCCTGGCCGATCTTCACTTCGCCACCGGAACGATCACACTGGATGTCGACTTCCATGGACGGTTCGGTGAACGGGAAATAGCTCGGCCGGAACCGCATCTTGATGTCGTCGACCTCGAAGAAGGACTTGCAGAATTCCAGAAGGACCCATTTCAGGTGGCCGAAATGGCTTTCCTTATCGATGACAAGGCCTTCCACCTGGTGGAACATCGGCGTGTGGGTCTGGTCGCTGTCGCAGCGATAGGTCCGGCCCGGAATGATCACGCGGATCGGCGGTTCCTGATTGCGCATGGTGCGGATCTGAACCGGGGACGTATGCGTGCGCAGCAGCAGGCGATCGCCGTCTTCCTTCTCGTTGAAGAAGAACGTGTCGTGCATTTCCCGCGCCGGATGGCCTTCGGGGAAGTTCAGCGCGGTGAAGTTCAGTTCGTCGGTTTCAATATCCGGCCCTTCGGCAATGGAAAAGCCCATGTCGGCGAAGATGGCAGTCAGTTCGTCGATCACCTGGCTGACCGGGTGAATGCGGCCGGTTTCGGCAGGCGAGGGGCGCAGCGGCAGCGTGACATCGACGGTCTCGCTGGCAAGGCGGGCTTCCAGGGCCGCCTCGGCCAGAACGTCCTTGCGGGCGGTAATGGCGTCGTTGATCTTGGCTTTCAGGCCGTTCAGCGCCGGACCCATGACCTGGCGCTCTTCCGGGGTCATCTTGCCGAGCGTTTTCATCTGCTCGGAAATCTTGCCCTTCTTGCCCAGGGCCTGGACCCGGACCTCTTCCAGGGCGGTTTCCGTTTCCGCGCCGGAAATGGCGGTCAGGAGATCGGATTCAAGTGTATCGAGATTGGACATGCGTGCTCAGGTACCGGTTCGCGCGCGGCGCGCGCTTGAAGTCGAAACAGAAAGTCGGGGTCTTTTAGCGAATAATGGCGCAGAAGGCCACGGCTCCGAGCGCATTATTGCGTGACACCCAAGTGAAGAAAAAAGCGCCGGAAAAAAAGCGCGTTAGCGCATAAATCGACCGCAGGCGGGGCCCTGCAGCTCGATGAAGCGTGCAGCAGTGGTTGTCAGGCCGGAGAGGCCTGCCATGTCGCCCTTGCGACGGAGATCTGTGCTGCGCTTGCTCATGGGCGCCACTCTACTGAAAGCCGGAGGGATGGCAAGCGGAAAAGGGGTTTGCTTCTAAATGGCAACTCTTGTGACCGTCATATCGGACAAGGGCCTCTGGCCTCCCGGATAAAGGCGTCTGACCGCCATCGAACTCCCTCTACACTTCAGCTTGGCCGCTTGTTCCCAACCCTGCGGCGGATCCTTCGAGACGGACCTGGCGGTCCTCCTCAGGATGAGGCAGCGGCGTGAGGCGCAGGTTGGCTCGGCAGAGCGTTCCGCAGCTCAAGCCACCACCGCATCCGCTCCCTTGGGCCGTCCGATCGATGTCTGCAGTTCCTCTTTCAGCCAGTCGCCGAAGGCCTGTTTGGCACGGGTGCGTGGTGCCGTCTTGCCGCTGATCAGCCAGTAGCCGAGCCCGGTGGCCGGCCGTTCCGGGAAGGGGGCAATCACCTGGCCGGACTTGACCGCATAAACGGCGAGCGTTTCCCAGGCGAGAAAGACACCTTGCCCGGCAATCGCCGCGTCAAGGCAGAGCGACCCGTCGGAAAAGGTCGGGCCGTCCTGGAGGATGCTTTCATCGAGACCGAAGAGATCGAGCCAGGTCTTCCAGGTGAACATCTGGCCGGGGTCATGGATGATCGGCAGTTTGCCGATGTCCTTCGGCTCCCTGATGTCCTGTGCCAGCCGGGGACTGCACACTGGGAAAACCCTCTGGTTCAGGAGCTTCTCCGCGTTGAGCCCCGGATAGGGACCGTGGCCGACACGGATACACAGATCGACGTCGCTGGTGTCCGGATCGACCAGATCGACCGTTGCCTCGACCCGCACCCGGATGCCCGGATGTGCCTTGTTGAACTCCTTCAGGTGCCAGACCAGCCACTTGCCGGCAAAGACAGGGGCGACCGAAATGGTCAGCGCGTCCTCGCGCCCTCGCTCCGTCGTGGCCACGGCCGTCGACAGCGACGACATGGCGCTGGTCAGATGCGGCAGCATGGCAAGCACGTGAGCGGTGGGCAGCAGCGCCCGGTTCTGACGTTCAAACAGCTGCACCCCGAGCTGGGCCTCGGTCTTCTGCACCTGCTGGCTGACGGCGCCCACTGTCACGCCGAGCTCCGCCGCAGCGGCCTTGACTGAGCCGAGCCGGCCGACGGCTTCAACGGCCCGAAGGCCCGAAAGGTGAATGCGGTTCAGGTATTTCATTTTAGGAATTCTAAATCGAAATGCAGAAGAAGTCGATTTTTTTAGACGAAGGGAACGCGTATATAGTCAGCATAGCTAAATTCAAGAAAAGGAAT
This genomic interval from Labrenzia sp. VG12 contains the following:
- a CDS encoding ABC transporter substrate-binding protein, which gives rise to MAHSRSRNGFAKDWLLRLAAVVAVCPVMFNAPTFDVPAVHAETAFPQLNLLTEEWKPYHYLEDGEVKGQTADLLVEILGKVGSTQGREDIVVLPWARAYRQAQVEPNTVLFSTSRTPERENLFKWAGPILKFESHFIGKKARNFNIETSEDLHDYKVGVIIDSASALMAKRHGIPEENTTVNSEGIINVRMLDAGRIDFIPIQWENFARLATNAGVDPSEYEPVFLASTVQLNFAFNLETPDWVVDRFQTAFEDILASRDQEDGSGDTVREVN
- a CDS encoding nucleotidyltransferase family protein → MSSGKDPTMVSETLPLADMTETDDRRRLGDPYASSETERMARLDKILRTAPHVMTILETVRALDLPDAWLVSGGIYQTAWNVLTGRTLMHGIKDFDIVYFDGKDPSYEAEDRIIHRVNAALPELAKLLEVRNQARVHLWYEKRFGRRYRPLHCAMDSLTTYAARTHAVAARLTASGEIVLHAPFGLANLFAMRLVPNYVQPNERTYVEKAERMKALWPELSVAPWGADI
- the pheT gene encoding phenylalanine--tRNA ligase subunit beta, encoding MKFTLSWLKDYLETDASLDEIVERLTMIGLEVEEVTNKADRLKPFHIAKVLEAEQHPNADRLRVLKVDTGSGEPIQIVCGAPNARAGLVGVLGKPGDYIPGLDVTLSVGKIRDVESFGMMCSERELELSDEHDGIIDLPADAPVGASYAEWAGLDEPVIEIGLTPNRPDCTGVYGIARDLAAAGLGKLKERSHEQIRGDYPCPVSVTLDFGDTKPMCKAFGLRMVKGVKNGPSPKWLQDRLTAIGLRPINILVDITNYMTFDQGRPLHVFDADKVHGNLVVRRGRDGEKIDGLNGKSYDIDDTVCVISDDNGVESLGGILGGEPSGCTEDTVNVLIESALWDEDGIAATGRKLGVNTDARYRFERGVDPNYMMPGLEAATRMVLDLCGGEPSEVVQAGDVPDTSNIIAFPYSEIQRLSGVEVLPAEANVTLKSLGFWVSGSGETVKVAAPSWRPDIEGKADLVEEVVRIIGLDRVPFTPLPPTGTVGQKVLTTGQIRRSKARRALAARGFNEAVTWSFIASDQAELFGGGNAALALANPISSEMSDMRPSLLPGLLAAAQRNADRGYGDVALFEVGQVFADDTPEGQKMVAAGVRRGTAKMTGAGRHWSGTAGNVDVFDAKADAEAALAAIGAPVEKLQIYKDAPATFHPGRSGCLKLGPKNTLSVFGEVHPRTLQKLDIEGPLVAFEIYLDALPQPKGKGGRSKGALNASDLMPVRRDFAFLVNKDVSAEALLKAARGADKNLIQDVTLFDIYVGQGVPDGQMSVAIDVLLQPRQKTLTDEEIDAVAKKIIANVEKATGGTLRG
- a CDS encoding phenylalanyl-tRNA synthetase subunit alpha, which codes for MSLLTRLFVVVVLSLATVLPAAAQTADQDVRVPTPTSFLEACAEKSEARGRLRFCGEYFQDKLGAEADALLYLRDRLTRLRASHEASSSEKYQSFLQAIYIVAFLTIASIVLIASDRRIGGTAKWAGLTSTAALLVMVVIVAMGWLGKYRAEYAAQVEIGILRDRIETEAAQAIATGQQITPEMVSRWTADFSDIGRRFAENYGAATILPEVDRLGN
- the pheS gene encoding phenylalanine--tRNA ligase subunit alpha translates to MSNLDTLESDLLTAISGAETETALEEVRVQALGKKGKISEQMKTLGKMTPEERQVMGPALNGLKAKINDAITARKDVLAEAALEARLASETVDVTLPLRPSPAETGRIHPVSQVIDELTAIFADMGFSIAEGPDIETDELNFTALNFPEGHPAREMHDTFFFNEKEDGDRLLLRTHTSPVQIRTMRNQEPPIRVIIPGRTYRCDSDQTHTPMFHQVEGLVIDKESHFGHLKWVLLEFCKSFFEVDDIKMRFRPSYFPFTEPSMEVDIQCDRSGGEVKIGQGEDWLEILGCGMVHPNVIRNCGLDPDVYQGFAWGMGIDRIAMLKYGMPDLRAFFDADVRWIQHYGFRPLDLPTLFGGLSS
- a CDS encoding LysR substrate-binding domain-containing protein yields the protein MKYLNRIHLSGLRAVEAVGRLGSVKAAAAELGVTVGAVSQQVQKTEAQLGVQLFERQNRALLPTAHVLAMLPHLTSAMSSLSTAVATTERGREDALTISVAPVFAGKWLVWHLKEFNKAHPGIRVRVEATVDLVDPDTSDVDLCIRVGHGPYPGLNAEKLLNQRVFPVCSPRLAQDIREPKDIGKLPIIHDPGQMFTWKTWLDLFGLDESILQDGPTFSDGSLCLDAAIAGQGVFLAWETLAVYAVKSGQVIAPFPERPATGLGYWLISGKTAPRTRAKQAFGDWLKEELQTSIGRPKGADAVVA